The genomic window ATTTCACTCTAATGCAGATGATTATTGTACTTTAGAAGAAATAGAAGTTGTAAAGCACGAACCTAAAGCAAAGACAGTAGAATGTACTGATTGTGGAAGTTTTGAGGAAAAATAATAAAAAATAAGTCATAAAGAGAAGTGTACTCCAAATATTAGATTTATATCTAACACTTGGGGTGCATTTCATTTTATAGGCTTATTTTTTTTATTTAGTATATAAATCCAAACACCCCATATATATAAGCTTTATATTTCAATAAATTTATTTTAAAATATTCAAGAATGTAAATATAAAATTTTCTTAAAAAAGTACAATAAATATATAAAAATAAGTATTAAAATTTTTAAGTATTGTGTTATAATTAAGGTTGTTGTAATGAGCAGAAAAATAGAGATTAATATAATATAGAAAAAATAATAGTAAGGATGGATAATAGTATGGAGAAACTCGTTATTGAAGGTGGATATCCTCTATATGGCGATATTGAAGTAAGCGGAGCTAAAAATGCAGCTGTAGCTATTTTACCTGCCGCTATAATGGCATGCAAGGGTGTGTGTGCTATAGATAATATTCCAGATATAAATGATACAAAGTGTATTTTAAGTATTATTGAAAGTTTAGGTTCAAAAGTAAGCAAAAAAAATAATTCGGTTATAATAGATAGTACTTGTATGACTAGTGTTGATGCAAATACAGAAGAAGTTAGAAAAATGAGAGCTTCTTATTACCTTATAGGAGCACTTCTTGGAAGATTCAAGAAAGCTAGGGTAGAAATGCCAGGAGGATGTGCTATAGGGGTAAGACCTATTGACCAACACATAAAGGGATTTGAAGCATTAGGAGCAAAAGTTAAAATAGAACATGGTGCTGTAGTTGCAGAAGCAGAGGAATTAATAGGAACCAATATATATTTTGATGTAGTTAGTGTTGGGGCAACTATAAATGTGATGCTTGCAGCTGTTTTTGCAGAAGGAAAAACAATACTTGAAAATTCTGCTAAAGAGCCTCATATTGTAGATGTAGCTAACTTTTTAAACAGTATGGGCGCGGACATTAAGGGAGCAGGTACTGACGTAATAAAAATCAACGGAATAAAAGAATTAAAAGGATGTAATTATAGTGTAATACCTGATCAGATAGAAGCAGGGACATACATGATGGCAGCAGCAGCTTGTGGAGGAAAAGTTAATATTAACAATGTTATTCCTAAGCACTTAGAAGCTATTTCAGCAAAGCTTATAGAGATGGGAGTTCATGTAACAGAGAATGAAGATAGTATAACTATTGAAAGTTCTAGAGATCTAAAAGGAGTAAATGTAAAGACTCTTCCTTATCCAGGTTTCCCAACAGACATTCAACAACCTATGACAACTCTTTTAAGTATTGCCAAAGGAAGAAGTATAGTTAATGAAAGTATATGGGAAAGTAGATTCAAACATGTTGATGAATTAAAGAAAATGGGTGCCAAAGTAAGTGTTGAAAATAACATAGCTATAATAGAAGGTGTTAGCAAACTTTCTGGAGCGAAGGTTACTGCAACAGATTTAAGAGCAGGAGCAGCTATGGTTATAGCAGGGTTAATTGCTAATGGTAAAACAGAAATATCAAAGGTTGAACATATAGATAGAGGTTATCCACATATAGAACAAAAGTTAAACAGAGTAGGAGCAAAAATTACTAGAATAAATAAGTAGTAATAGGTAGTTCCTTTAAACTTTGCAAAACTATTAAGAATGGAGAATATTGAAATGATATTTTGTCCTTTGTATAGTGGAAGCAGCGGAAATAGCATATTTGTTTCTGGGGGAGGAAGCAGTATTTTAATTGATGCGGGTCTTCCAGGAAAAAGCATTGAAAAAGCTTTGAAAGATATAGGAAAAGAACCTTCAAAGATAGATGCCATTTTTGTTACTCATGAGCATATAGACCATGTAAAAGGTGTAGGTGTAATGTCAAGAAGATATAATATACCTATATATGCAAATGAACTAACTTGGCGAGGCATGGAAAAAAATATTGGTAAGATTAAGGATGAAAATATAAAAATTATAAATAAGGATTATGTTAGTTTAAAAGATATGCAGATATCTTGTTTTAAAATACCTCATGATGCTGCTGACCCAATGGGATATACAGTAACTGAGAACAACAAAAAAGTAAGTGTAGCTACTGACTTAGGATATTTTTCAGAAGAAGTAGAAGGTGCAGTAAAAAATTCAGATGTTGTTTTATTAGAAAGTAACCATGATGTTGAGATGTTAAAGTTTGGACCATACCCATATCCCTTAAAAAGAAGAATTTTAAGTGATATAGGTCATTTGTCAAATGAGTGTTGTGGAAAAGCTATATTAGAAATAATAAAACAGAATACTAAACAAATTATACTAGGTCATCTAAGTAAAACTAATAATTATCCAGACCTTGCTTATGAAACCGTTGCTAGTATATTACGGGAAAATGGAGTAAAAGTAGGTAAAGATATAAGTATACATATGGCAAATAGAGACATGCCTAGTAATTATATTGAATTTTAATTTAATATAAAATTAAAATATGTGACATTGAAAAAATACAGAATGTCTATTATAATGTTATGAGATTATATTATAATATAATTTATAGAAGGAGAATGAAAGATGAGTTTGTATAAAGAGTGGACAGATATGGTAATTGATTATGTTAAACATAAAGGTGAAGCGGCATTTTGGAAAGAATATGGGGAAATGGAAAAAAATATATATAGTATAATTTTAGCTAATCATAACGAGGTTTTTAAAGGAAAAATAGAAGATCTAGCAGAACAATTTGATACCCCTATTAACTTTTTTATGGGATTCTTAGATGGAATTAATGATAGCCTTGTAAACCCATATGATATAGAAAATCTTGAAGCTGATTCAGAAATTGAATTAAACTTAAACTTAGAAACTCTATATTTCAACATGTTAGATGCAAAAGCTGATTATTTATATAGCTTGTCTCAATGGGATGGTATATTCTCACCTGAAAAAAGAAAAGAAATAACAAAGGAATGGAGAAATTCTAAGACTATAGTTAGAGAAGATAAAGTAGGAAGAAATGACGCATGTCCATGCGGTAGCGGTAAGAAATACAAAAAGTGCTGCGGTAAAAATGCATAATTTTATAATTTAATGATACTTATCTAAAGTTAAAATTTATAATAAATTAATAAACCTTACATAAAATATGTAAGGTTTATTTATCATGTAGTTATATTTAAGTTTATTATAGAGTTTTAATAATTTGTGGATAAATGTTAAGGTCATATGTTAATAACTTTCAGATGAAATAAAAATTCTATCTGAAACCAAGAAACCTGTCTATTAAAATAAGGTTATATAAAATAGTAAGCTTATAACAAAAGAATGGAGATATTATGAATATAACAATAATGTGTGTTGGAAAGTTAAAAGAAAAATACTTAAAAAAATCAGTAGAAGAGTACACTAAAAAGATAAGAAAATTTGCTAATATAAATATAATAGAGCTTGAAGACGAAAAAACACCAGATAGTGCTTCTTATAAAGAAGAGATTCTGATAAAGGAAAAAGAGGGAAGTAACATTTTAAGGTATATTAAAGATGATATGTATGTTATAGCTATGGACTTAAATGGAAAGAGGATAGCTTCAGAAGAGTTTGGCAAAGTTATAAATAATCTAAAGATTAGAGGAATTAATGAGGTTGTGTTCATAATAGGGGGATCTTTAGGATTATCAAAGCAAGTTATAAGTAGAGCGGATTATAAAGTATGCTTTTCTAAAATGACTTTTCCTCATCAGCTTTTTAGGGTAATGCTTTTAGAACAAATTTATAGAAGTTTGTTCTAAAGTGAATTCATAATAATTAGTTAAATAGTGTTTTAATCAAACTAATTTATGATAAGAAATTAATAACACACTCTTATAATTTCTTATTATTTTTTAAATAACAAAACTGTTACTATTTTGTTATTCTTATTCACTATTTTGTAACCATTTTTAAAACCGAGTGTACTATAATTTTCATGGCGTGAGAAGATTTTATAATAATTTAAAAATTTTGAAACAATTATAATGGTGGGGAAGAGTATGCTTAATAAAAAAACAATAAGAATAAGAGTTAAGAACAATAAGAAAAAAAAGATAATAAAAATTAACACTAAGAGATTTTTTAAATCAATAATTATATGTATCCTAGTTGTATCTTCTACGGCTATTACAGTAAAAAAATGTATTATAAACAAACTTTTTTCAAACGATATGGTTCAAGCTTATGATGTTTCTAACAATAAGGATGTGAAAAAAAGTTTACAAAATAAGGATATAGATAATAAATCTAGTAATATGGGTTCAATAAGTAAAAAAAGTTTAGAGGGTAAAGAAAGTGGGGAAAAATTATATAGTAACAATAGTTCAAACAATAAGAAAGATATTTTAAAGGACGCTATATTTTTTGGCGATTCTATTACAGAGAGCTTATCATTTTATGAATTATTAGATGAATCTCAAGTTGTTGGAATAAAGGGTCTTAATGTATTTAAAGCTGAAAAGCAAATAGACAAGCTAGTACAGTCAAATCCCAAAAAACTTTTTATATTACTAGGAAGCAACGATGTTGAGTCAGGAATGGATAGTAAACAATTTGCACAAAACTATAAGAAATTAATGGAAACAATAAAGTTTAAAATGCCTGATTGCAAAGTTTATATTCAATCTATTTTACCAGTTACAGAAAAAGTTAAGCAGAAGCAACCTAATTTCTCTGATTTGCGCATAAATGAATTTAATGATGTTTTAAAAAAGATTGCAAAAGATAAAAATTTGGAATTTATAAATTTATTACCAGTATTAGAAGGAAAGTCTAGTTTATATGAACCAGATGGGATACATTTTAAAACTGGGTTCTATGATTTGTGGATAGATTATTTAAAAAATAATTTATCTTTAAATTAAACATATAAAAGGAGAAAAAACTATGCTGAACGCAATGAAAAAGATCAACAAAAAATTAATTATTATTACTGGAGTATTTGTTTTTACAGTGGCAGCTTTTGCAGGATGTTCATCTTCAAAATCATCTTCTAAAAGTCCAGAAGTAAGTAAAATTGTAGAAGAAATGAAGGGATCAATTGATGAATCTAATATGAAGAAGGTAGGTGAGGACAAACTTAAAAAGCTATACAAAATTAATCCAGATGAACTAGAAGAGTTTGTTGTGTATGCACCTGCTACAAATCTTAAAGCTAATGAGTTAGCAGTATTAAAAGTTAAGGATGCAAGTAAGGTGGAGAGCATTAAAGATCAAATATCAAAAAGAGTAGAGAAACAAGCATCTAGTTTTAAGGATTACCTTCCTGATGAATATTATTTAATAGAAAAACATGTATTAAAAACTCAGGGTAATTACATTCTTTTATCTATATCAAAAGATTCAGACAAAATAGAATCTGTATTCAATAAAGCTTTTAAATAGGCATAAATAAATTGATTCCTTTGGGGGTGGACTAAATTGGTTTTCAGTAGCTTGATATTTATCTTTTTATTTTTGCCTATAACTATTGCTATATACTACATAGCACCTAAATTTCTTAGAAATTTTATTTTATTTTTGGCAAGTCTTGTTTTTTATGCTTGGGGAGAGCCGGTATATATTTTAATAATGTTGTTTTCAACAGTTTTTGATTATATAAATGCACTACTTATTGATAAATATAGACATAAAAAATTAATTCCTAAATTAGTTTTTATAAATTCGGTAGTTGTAAATTTAGGAATACTTAGCTTTTTCAAATATTATAATTTTTTCATTGGAAATGTTAATGATTTGTTTGGATTAAGTATTGCCTCTCAAAAACTTCCGTTACCTGTGGGCATATCTTTTTATACATTTCAAACAATGTCTTATGTAATTGATGTTTATCGAAATAAAGTAGAGGTGCAAAGAAATATTATATCCTTTGGAACATATGTAACTATGTTTCCTCAGCTTGTTGCAGGTCCTATAGTTAAATATGGAGATATTTCTAAACAAATTAATAGTAGGAGAGAAAGCTTTGATAAGTTTGGAGAAGGAGCAGAACTATTTATAATAGGACTTTCTAAGAAAGTAATTCTTGCTAATAATATAGGCATACTTTGGGATAGTGTTAAGGCTACTCCAATAAGTCAGCTTTCCGTGCTTTCAGCTTGGCTTGGAGTAATTGCCTTTACATTTCAAATTTATTTTGATTTTAGTGGATATTCAGATATGGCTTTAGGTCTTGGTAAGATGTTTGGATTTGATCTTATGATAAATTTTAATTATCCATATATATCAAAAAGTGTAACAGAATTTTGGCGTAGATGGCATATTTCATTAGGATCATGGTTTAGAGAATATGTTTATATTCCTCTTGGAGGAAATAAGAATGGAAGTTTAAAGCAGTATAGAAATTTATTTATAGTATGGTTGCTTACGGGGTTGTGGCATGGAGCAAACTGGAATTTTATATTTTGGGGACTATACTTCGGAGTTTTAGTAACTATAGAAAAGATATTTCTTTTAAGATGGCTCAATAAAATTCCTAAACTTGCAAGCAGAATATATACTATGATTATAGTTATTGTGGGATGGGCTATTTTTGATATTGAAAATATAACACAATGTGGAAAATTCATTAAAACTATGTTTGGATTTAATGGTAATGTACTATTGGATAAGAAATCTCTATATTATTTGTCTAGTAATATTATTCTATTTATAATTCTAATAATTTGTTCTACCCCTATTCCTAAAAGAATTATAAATAGTATGAAAAAAAGGTTTAAAATTACTGGGACTATATCAGTTTCTATGATAAATATTTTACTAGTATTTACTGCTACCGCTTATTTAGTTAATGAGAGTTATAATCCTTTTCTATATTTTAGATTCTGATATTATGATGTATAGGGCATTTGAAAGAGGTGTTGTTCTTGGAGAAACGTAATAATTTATGCAGGTGGATAGTAGGAATATTTTTGATACTTTATATATTTGGTATGTTATTATTTAATATATTGAATCCAAGCAAAGAGTTTTCAGAATCTGAAAATAGGAAACTTGAGCAGAAACCACAATTTTCTTTAAATAGTTTGTTGGAGGGAAAATTTACTAAAAACTATGAAAAGTATATATCGGATCAATTTTTTTTAAGGGATTTTTGGATAGGGGTAAAATCAAGTGGAGAAAGACTTATGGGAAAAAAAGAGAACAATGGAGTATATTTAGGAAAAGATGGTTATTTATTTCAAAAGTTTAATAAACCTGAAAAAAACAAAATTCAAGATATAATAGAAGCTATTAATTCATTTTCCTCTTTAAATACTGAAGTAAATAAATATCTTATGGTTGTTCCTAATTCAACAAAGGTTCTAGAAGAAAAGCTTCCTTCTTTTGCATGTGATGAAGATCAAATTATGTATATTAATAAGTTAAAAAAATATATAAAAAAAGATGTGAAGTTTGTAGATGTATATAATGAACTACTATCTAAAAAAGATGAATACATATTTTATAAAACGGACCATCATTGGACAACTAAAGGGGCATATTATGCTTATAAGAAATTAATCAAAGATATGGGGTTCATTCCTCATAAAGAAGAGTATTTTAATGTTAAGAATGTTACTAATAGTTTTTATGGTTCTCTATATTCTAAAAGTGGATTTAGAAATATAGAACCGGATAGTATACAAATTTATACACCTAAAATCAATGAAAATTCTAAGGTTTGGTATTATGATAAGATGAGAGATGGGAACAAAGACAAAACAGTGGACAAGAGTAAAGAGTATGATACCATTTATAAAATCGAGAATATAAATAAAAAGGATAAGTACACTATATTTTTTAATGGAAATCATTCTTTAGTAAAGATAAACAGCGATACAAAAACTAATAAAAAATTATTAGTGGTAAAGGATTCTTACGCTAATTGTTTAATTCCATTTTTAACAGGACATTATGATGAAATATATGTAGTAGATCTTAGATATTATAGTGAAAATTTACAAAAACTAATAAAATCTAATAGGATAAATGATGTTCTAATACTTTATAATGCAAAGTCTTTTTTTGAAGATGATTCAATTAATAATATTTGTGAATAAATAGTGTTATAGAGTTACTTAGCTTAAGTTTATTGAGAATTGAAGTATTAGTAGTGATAGATATGGAATAAATTTTGAATTTAATAAGTTTTAAAGGTGAAGAGATG from Clostridium sp. MB40-C1 includes these protein-coding regions:
- a CDS encoding DUF1540 domain-containing protein yields the protein MKHNDSIHCTVDECRFHSNADDYCTLEEIEVVKHEPKAKTVECTDCGSFEEK
- a CDS encoding UDP-N-acetylglucosamine 1-carboxyvinyltransferase, which gives rise to MEKLVIEGGYPLYGDIEVSGAKNAAVAILPAAIMACKGVCAIDNIPDINDTKCILSIIESLGSKVSKKNNSVIIDSTCMTSVDANTEEVRKMRASYYLIGALLGRFKKARVEMPGGCAIGVRPIDQHIKGFEALGAKVKIEHGAVVAEAEELIGTNIYFDVVSVGATINVMLAAVFAEGKTILENSAKEPHIVDVANFLNSMGADIKGAGTDVIKINGIKELKGCNYSVIPDQIEAGTYMMAAAACGGKVNINNVIPKHLEAISAKLIEMGVHVTENEDSITIESSRDLKGVNVKTLPYPGFPTDIQQPMTTLLSIAKGRSIVNESIWESRFKHVDELKKMGAKVSVENNIAIIEGVSKLSGAKVTATDLRAGAAMVIAGLIANGKTEISKVEHIDRGYPHIEQKLNRVGAKITRINK
- a CDS encoding MBL fold metallo-hydrolase; translated protein: MIFCPLYSGSSGNSIFVSGGGSSILIDAGLPGKSIEKALKDIGKEPSKIDAIFVTHEHIDHVKGVGVMSRRYNIPIYANELTWRGMEKNIGKIKDENIKIINKDYVSLKDMQISCFKIPHDAADPMGYTVTENNKKVSVATDLGYFSEEVEGAVKNSDVVLLESNHDVEMLKFGPYPYPLKRRILSDIGHLSNECCGKAILEIIKQNTKQIILGHLSKTNNYPDLAYETVASILRENGVKVGKDISIHMANRDMPSNYIEF
- a CDS encoding SEC-C metal-binding domain-containing protein; the protein is MSLYKEWTDMVIDYVKHKGEAAFWKEYGEMEKNIYSIILANHNEVFKGKIEDLAEQFDTPINFFMGFLDGINDSLVNPYDIENLEADSEIELNLNLETLYFNMLDAKADYLYSLSQWDGIFSPEKRKEITKEWRNSKTIVREDKVGRNDACPCGSGKKYKKCCGKNA
- the rlmH gene encoding 23S rRNA (pseudouridine(1915)-N(3))-methyltransferase RlmH, producing MNITIMCVGKLKEKYLKKSVEEYTKKIRKFANINIIELEDEKTPDSASYKEEILIKEKEGSNILRYIKDDMYVIAMDLNGKRIASEEFGKVINNLKIRGINEVVFIIGGSLGLSKQVISRADYKVCFSKMTFPHQLFRVMLLEQIYRSLF
- a CDS encoding GDSL-type esterase/lipase family protein, coding for MLNKKTIRIRVKNNKKKKIIKINTKRFFKSIIICILVVSSTAITVKKCIINKLFSNDMVQAYDVSNNKDVKKSLQNKDIDNKSSNMGSISKKSLEGKESGEKLYSNNSSNNKKDILKDAIFFGDSITESLSFYELLDESQVVGIKGLNVFKAEKQIDKLVQSNPKKLFILLGSNDVESGMDSKQFAQNYKKLMETIKFKMPDCKVYIQSILPVTEKVKQKQPNFSDLRINEFNDVLKKIAKDKNLEFINLLPVLEGKSSLYEPDGIHFKTGFYDLWIDYLKNNLSLN
- a CDS encoding DUF4358 domain-containing protein, which codes for MLNAMKKINKKLIIITGVFVFTVAAFAGCSSSKSSSKSPEVSKIVEEMKGSIDESNMKKVGEDKLKKLYKINPDELEEFVVYAPATNLKANELAVLKVKDASKVESIKDQISKRVEKQASSFKDYLPDEYYLIEKHVLKTQGNYILLSISKDSDKIESVFNKAFK
- a CDS encoding MBOAT family protein, with product MVFSSLIFIFLFLPITIAIYYIAPKFLRNFILFLASLVFYAWGEPVYILIMLFSTVFDYINALLIDKYRHKKLIPKLVFINSVVVNLGILSFFKYYNFFIGNVNDLFGLSIASQKLPLPVGISFYTFQTMSYVIDVYRNKVEVQRNIISFGTYVTMFPQLVAGPIVKYGDISKQINSRRESFDKFGEGAELFIIGLSKKVILANNIGILWDSVKATPISQLSVLSAWLGVIAFTFQIYFDFSGYSDMALGLGKMFGFDLMINFNYPYISKSVTEFWRRWHISLGSWFREYVYIPLGGNKNGSLKQYRNLFIVWLLTGLWHGANWNFIFWGLYFGVLVTIEKIFLLRWLNKIPKLASRIYTMIIVIVGWAIFDIENITQCGKFIKTMFGFNGNVLLDKKSLYYLSSNIILFIILIICSTPIPKRIINSMKKRFKITGTISVSMINILLVFTATAYLVNESYNPFLYFRF
- a CDS encoding DHHW family protein, giving the protein MLFLEKRNNLCRWIVGIFLILYIFGMLLFNILNPSKEFSESENRKLEQKPQFSLNSLLEGKFTKNYEKYISDQFFLRDFWIGVKSSGERLMGKKENNGVYLGKDGYLFQKFNKPEKNKIQDIIEAINSFSSLNTEVNKYLMVVPNSTKVLEEKLPSFACDEDQIMYINKLKKYIKKDVKFVDVYNELLSKKDEYIFYKTDHHWTTKGAYYAYKKLIKDMGFIPHKEEYFNVKNVTNSFYGSLYSKSGFRNIEPDSIQIYTPKINENSKVWYYDKMRDGNKDKTVDKSKEYDTIYKIENINKKDKYTIFFNGNHSLVKINSDTKTNKKLLVVKDSYANCLIPFLTGHYDEIYVVDLRYYSENLQKLIKSNRINDVLILYNAKSFFEDDSINNICE